A window of Candidatus Bathyanammoxibius amoris genomic DNA:
ATACGGCAAAATAGAATACCATATCAACTTCCCGTCCCAACTCCTTCAGGGTCTTGTCCAGGGCCTTCGCCTGCACAAGGTTCCTTGGAAACCCGTCTAAAAGAAAACTCGAATTCTGGCCGCCTTTTGCCATACAATCCGCAACGATATCTACCACCACCTCGTCAGGGACAAGAAGACCTTTTTCCATATATTCCTTAGCCTTCAAGCCGGTCGCCGTGCCTGCCTGAAGGGCCTCTCTGAGCAGGTCGCCGGTAGAGACGTGCTCCATATTCCTTTCTCTGCACACGGCCTCAGCCTGGGTCCCCTTCCCTGCACCTGGAGGACCTAAGAATACGACGTTCATCCTCTCCTACCTCTTATCCTCCCCGTGCCACCGAGGAGTCCGCTGTAGTGCCTCATAGTCAGGTGGGCCTCTATCTTCTGTAGCATGTCCAGCGCAACACCCACCACTATAAGCAACCCGGTCCCGCCATAAAAACCTGCTATAGCACGACTTACCTCAAATCCCCTCGTCATCACCATCGGCAGCAATGCGATTATTGCCAGGAATGCGGCGCCAGCCAGGGTTATCCTGCTCATGACATTTTCGAGGTAATCAGCCGTCCGCCCGCCGGGCCTGATACCGGGGATAAAACTACCATAGTCCTTCATATTATCTGACATGTCTTTTGGGTTAAACTGTATCGCCGTCCAAAAGTAACAGAAGAAGGCTATAAGAAAGCAATAGAGACTCACATAAACAATCCCGCCCTGAAGGGCCTCAGTCAGGCGTGAGGTCATCCAGTAGCCGAGACTGTTGGGTTCAAACCTCACCTGCAGGCCCTGTAAGATTGCGGTTGGAAATATAAGCAGAGACTGTGCAAATATGATGGGCATTACCCCCGCCTGGTTTACCCTGAGCGGGAGAAAGTGCTTCTGGCCACCATAAACCTTTCGCCCGCGGGTGTGCTTTGCCTGCTGGACGGGGATGCGTCTCTGGCCCTGGGTAATATATACTACCCCGGCTACTATGGCCAAGAAGGAAGCTATCAACATTAACAGCTTAAAAATGCCTATTTGATGCTCAGCCGGAGCAACCGAGAACGTGAAGTTCGAGACAATCTGGGAGAATGCCCAGGGGAGACGGTCTACAATACCCACCATTATTACTATAGAAATGCCGCTTCCTATCCCAAATTCATCTATCTGCTCTCCTATCCACATCAAAAACATGGTCCCTGTGGTAAGCAGCAGGGCGGCCATGAGCTGAAAGCCCATGCCCTGGAGATACACCGGCACCACCGGCACGTTGTTTATCTCTATCGTGTAGAGTGTGCGGGTAAGGATAAAGGCCTGAAACATACAGAGACATACGGTGGTCATTCTCGTATACTGGTTTATCTTCTTTCTCCCCGCATCTCCTTCCTTGTTCAGTCGCTCTAAGGCCGGAACAACCCCTACCAGCAGCTGAAAGATAATGGACGCGCTTATGTAGGGCATAACCCCCAGGCCAAAGACAGCGCCTGACGCAAGGGCACCACCGGCAAAGAGGTCTACCAGGCCGAGAAGCTGGCCTACACCCGTACCCGTAAACTGCACAAAATATGTCTTCAGGACTTCTGTATCAATACCGGGTATCGGAATAAAGACCCCGACCCTGCACAGGGCGATGAGGCCCAGGGTGATCAAGAGCTTGCGCCGCAGTTCGGGTATCTTGTATATGTTTTGTAACTTTTCTATCACTCTATTACTTTCGCCTCACCACCTGCGGCCTTTATCTTTTCGACGGCGCTCTTGCTGAACTTGTGGGCAAAGACCTTAACCGGTCTCTTGAGGTCGCCGTCCCCCAGGACCTTTACCCCGTCCCCGTACTCTTTCTTTATGAGACCGGATTCCAGAAGGGTTTTAACGTCTATAACGTCTTTACCCTCCAGAGAATTGATCTGACTCAAGTTTATTATGCTAAAGGTTTTCTTGAAAATGTTTGTGAAACCCCTCTTCGGGATGCGGCGCACCATAGGCATCTGCCCGCCTTCAAAGTAAAGCCCCGTCTCAGTCCCCGAGCGGGCCCCGGCACCCTTTGAGCCCCTGCCGCACGTCTTGCCGAGACCGGAACCCGGACCGCACCCCAGACGTTTCTTCCGCCGCTTCGGTTCGCCATATGTCTTAACGTCCTTCAGGTTCATTCCAGGTCTACCCCTCTGAGTTGGGCTATATGCTTGGGGTCTTTCAAGGAACGCAGCCCCTCCATAGTGGCCTTCACGATGTTTAACGGGTTCCTTGAACCATAACACTTCGTCAGTATATTCCTTACCCCCGCCAGCTCTACAACCGCCCGCACGGCCGCACCGGCCTTTATCCCCGTACCGGGGGCCGCAGGTTTTAAAAACACACGGGCGGCGCCGTATCGACCCCATATCTCGTATGGGATGGTATCACCCTTTAAGGCAACGTGCGTTAGAGTCTTTTTGGCCTCCTTTGTGCCCTTAGATATCGAACTCGGCACCTCTCTGGCCTTGCCGAAGCCGACTCCCACGTTTCCCTGCCTGTCTCCAACAACTACCAGGGCACTGAAGCTCATGTTCTTACCGCCTTTGGTAACCACCGTACAGCGGTTTATGGTAACTACTACTTCTTCGAGGGCTCCTATTTCCTTTTTCTTCTGCGGTTCCGCCAAGTCTCCTCCTCTTTAGAATTTCAGCTCTGCCTTTCGAGCCGCATCAGCAAAGGCCTTCAACCTTCCATGGAACTTATAGGCACCCCTGTCAAAAACCACCTTGCTGACGCCGACTTTTTTTGCCTCACCTGCAATCTTCTCTCCTACCAGTTCCGCCGCCTTCTTGTTACCTCCCGAAGGAAGCTTTGCTTTGACGTCCGAGGAGAGGGTGGAGGCGGATGCCAGGGTTCTGCCCTCGCTGTCATCAATCAACTGACAGTACAAATTCTTAAGGCTCCTGTACACGGTGAGACGTGGCCGCTCCTTGGTCCCGAACACCTTCCGGCGCACCCGTAGATGTCTTTTGCGCCTTCCGTTCCATTTTTTCTTTTGAGGGTCCACGCCGTTAAAGAACCTCCTTTACTGCTGTGCGGCGAAGGCCTTGCCAGCCTTCCTCCGTACTACCTCGTCCTTGTATTTTATGCCCTTGCCCTTATACGGTTCCACCGGCCTCAACCTCCGCACCGTGGCGGCAAACTCTCCCACCTGCTGTTTGTCTATGCCTGTCACAGAGAACTTTGCGGGATTCGTGGGCTGTGTGACCTGTACCGTTATCCCTTCAGGAACCTCTACCTGTTTCGGCTTGCTGTGACCTAACGCCAGCACCAGGTTCTTTCCCTGCAGCTTCACGTTGTAGCCCAGCCCCACTATCTCCATCTCCTTCGTGAAACCCTTTGTCACGCCTTCTACGGCGTTGGCCACAAGCGTCCTCCAAAGGCCCTGAAAGGCCCTTTGTCTCGAATTGGTGGTAGGGACCTTTATCCGGATAGTCCGGTCCTTGGAGTCGTACTCCGCCGTCACTACGGGATGAAGGGTCTGGGAGAGCTGTCCCTTAGGGCCCTTCACCTTTACGGTACGCTGGTCTGATATGCTGACGTCCACACCCTGGGGGACGGCTACAGGTAACTTTCCTATGCGAGACATAATTGTCTATTCTCCTACCAGACCGTACATAAGACCTCTCCACCGACTTTTGCCTTGCGACATTCCCTGTCACTCATAATACCGCCGGAGGTGGACACGATGGCGATACCCACTCCACCCAGGACCTTTCTCATTTCGTCTACACCTTTGTACAACCTGCGTCCCGGCTTACTCTCCCGCTTCAGTTGACGTATAACCCTTTCTTTCCGACGACCGTATTTAAGATAGATCCTGATGACGCCCTGCTTGTCGTCTTCTGTTTCCTTATAGCCCTTTATGAACCCCTCGTCTTTCAGCACTTTCGCAATCGCACACTTCACGTTCGAGCGAGGCACGTCCACACTTTCATGCGTCTTCATGTTCGCGTTTCTGATACGCGTCAACATGTCTGCTATGGGGTCGGTCATCATGGCGTCTCTCCTACCAGCTTGCCTTTCTGACTCCGGGTATATCTCCACTGGAGGCCAGGGTCCTGAAGCAAATCCTGCATATCTGGAACTTGCGGTAATATGCCCTCTGCCTGCCGCATAGTTTACAGCGGTTATACTTGCGGGTCTTGTATTTCGGTTCTCTCTTCGTTTTTTCTAATAGAGCTTTCCTGGCCATATCTTATTCCCCGAACGGTGTGCCTAACATACGGAGTAATTCCTTGGACCTTTCTTTACGCTTACCGCTTATGACTATGGTTATATCCATGCCCTGAACAAACTCTACGTCATCAGGGTTTATCTCTGGAAAGACCACCTGTTCCTGTATGCCGAGGGTGTAATTCCCCGCCTGGTCAAAGGCGTCTGGGGACAGTCCCCTGAAATCCTTTATCCTCGGGAGGGTTATGCTGACTAGCCTGTCCATAAATTCGTACATCCTCACGCCCCTCAACGTGACCTTGCACCCGATGGCGTCTCCCTTCCTGAGTTTGAATCCCGCTACGGATTTCCTGGCCTTGGTAACTGCGGGCTTCTGACCCGTGATAAGGCCGAGTTGCTTCTGGGCATCTTCGAGGCACTTCTTGTTCTCCAGGGCCTGACCGACTCTCATGTTTACGACTACCTTGGAAATCCGGGGCACCTCCATGATGTTCTTATAGCCAAACTTCTTCATCATCTCCGGGGCGACCTCTTCCTTGTAGCGCTTCTCTAACCTGGCCATTACCTTATGCCTCGACTCCCGCGGTTATTACGTGTCCGCATTTGTAACAAACCCGAGCCTTTGACTTTCCTTTTTCCTGTTTGATACGGGTCCTGACGCCTTTGTTAAACTTTGCACAATTTTTGTTTGTACACACCACCAGCACGCTAGACACCGCGACAGGGGCCTCTTTCTGCACCCTGCCTCCCTGCGGGTTCTTTTGACTGGGACGAACGTGTTTGTTTATATAATTAACACCCTCTACCAGCACCCTGTTCTTCTTGACGAAGACCATCAACACCTTTCCGGTCTTCCCGGCCTCATCCCCGGCCATAATTTGAACTATGTCCTTCGCTGCTATATGCATACCCTGTTCTCTTCTCTACACGACCTCCGGGGCCAGAGACAATATCTTCATAAAGTTCTTCTGCCTCAACTCCCTTGCAACGGCACCAAAGATCCTGGTTCCCCTGGGATTACCATCGTTGTCAATAATAACGACCGCGTTCTTGTCAAACCGCAAATAAGAACCGTCTTCCCTGCCGATGTTGTTTTTCGTACGCACTATGACACCCTTTACCACCTCGCCCTTCTTCACCTCCCCGCCGGGCATGGCCTTTTTCACCGAGGCCACTATTATGTCACCGACCCCGGCGCACTTCTTGCGGGACCCGCCGAGCACCTTTATGCACATGACCTTCTTGGCGCCCGAGTTGTCGGCCACATCCAGTCTTGAATATTCCATTATCATGACTATGCCGCCTTTTCCACTATCCGTACCAGCCGCCAGCGTTTGGTCTTGCTGAGGGGCTTTGTTTCCATAATCTCCACCTTATCGCCTACACTCGCCCTGTTCCCCTCATCATGGGCCTTGTAGACGGTGGTCCTTCTGATATATTTACCGTAGCGCGGGTGCTTTTTCCGCCTTTCCACTTTCACAACAAGGGTCTTGTCCATCTTGTTGCTGCTCACAATGCCCATTACCCGCTTTCTCCCGCTCCTGTCTTCCATTTCTACTTAGTTTCTCCAGAATACAGTTTCTTATTGATGCCAAGCTCCATCTCTCTAAGTACCGTCTTGGCCCTTGCTATGTCTTCTCTGGTTCTTGCGTATTGCGCAGAGTTCTTGAGCTCCCCTGCCTGCCACTGGATCCTGAGGTTTAACAGCTCCCTCTTACTGCCTTCCAGCTCTTCTAATATCTCTTCGTGTGATTTGGCCCTGAGCTCTGCGGTTTTCATCGCTACAGCCTCCTGGTTATCATCCTGACCCTAACCGGAAGTTTATGTGCTACACGGCTAAAGGCCTGTTTTGCCATAACCTCGGGTACGCCCCCGATCTCGTACAGCACCGTACCGGGTTTTACAACGGCAACCCAGAATTCAGGTTCACCCTTGCCCTTCCCCATGCGTGTTTCAATAGGCTTTGAACTAACGGGTTTATGCGGGAATACCCTGATTATGAGCTTTCCCTCTCCCTGCAGGAAATGGCTCACGGCTACCCTCCCCGCCTCCAGCTGCTGTGCGGTGACAAAGCAGGACCCCATGCTCTGCAACCCGTACTCCCCGAAGGCCACGGTATTGCATCTGGTGGCGTTGCCCTTGATACGTCCGCGCTGGTTCTTCCTAAACTTGACTCTCTTTGGCATCATACGCATAGCGGCGTTTCTCCCCTGGGGCAAAGTTCCCTTTGTATATCCAGACCTTCACACCTATGGTACCGTATGTGGTAACGGCCACGTGAAATCCGTAATCAATATTTGCTCTTAAAGTGTGCAGCGGAATCTTGCCGTTGCTGACGGACTCCGTTCTGGCTATTTCCGCTCCTGCCAGTCTGCCCGCTATCTGCACCCTACACCCCTCTGCACCCGCGTTCATGGTCACGTCCAACGCCTTTCTCAGCGTCCTGCGGAATGCGGCCCGTCTCTCCAACTGTTCACCCACCGCCTCCGCAACAAGCTGGGCATCCAGCTCAGGCTTATTTACTTCCTTTATTTTTACCGTCACCTTACGTCCTGCCAGTGACTCCAGCTCGTCCGTCAGTTTGTCTATACCGGCGCCCTTGCGCCCGATAATAAGACCGGGACGGGCCGTGTGCAGGGTAATTCTGGCCTCTTCCCTGGTCCTCTCTATCTGAACAACCGGTATGCCCGCGAAGCGGTAGTTTTTCTTGATATGCTCGCGGATATTTCGGTCTTCGACAAGAAGTGTACCGAATTCCTTCTTGTTGGCGTACCAGTTTGAACGCCAGTCCTCGGTTATGCCTATCCTAAATCCCCTGGGATGAACCTTCTGGCCCATGGCGTCTACTTCCTCCCTATTGCTTGTTTTCGTCCGAAAGAACCACGGTAATATGACTGCTCCGCTTCTTAAGCGGCGCCCACACACCACGGGGTCTGGCCCAGTGCCATTTGCGTACGGGCCCGCCGTCGATCCTTATCTCGCTCACACGGAGGGCATCCAGGTCGCCTTCCATAGTCTCCTCGGCATTGGCCAGCGCAGACCTGAGCGTCTTGTCTATCATGCATGCGGCCCTCTTGCGGGTGACGCGAAGCACCTGCAGGGCATCGTTTACCGATTTACCCTTTATCAGGTCTGATACCAATCTCGCCTTCCGCGGGGAGATCTTTGCATATCTACAAATCGCCTTTACCCTCATAGCTGTCTCTGCATGAACTCCTATTTCTTTATTATTCCCTTCTTCCTGATTCCACTATGGCCCCTGAACACGCGGGTAGGAGAAAACTCGCCTAACCTGTGCCCCACCATGTCTTCCGCAACAAAAAGCTTATTAAATATTTTGCCGTTGTGGATAAGAAAGGTATGGCCGACAAACTCGGGAATGATGGTACAGGCCCTGGCCCAGGTCTTTATGGGGTCCTTCAGGCCGGACTCTCTCTGTTTCTCAACCTTCTTCATAAGTTTTTCATCTACGTACGGGCCTTTTTTTACCGAGCGGCTCATTTTATATTACTACCTCTTTTTTGTCTGTCGCCTGCGTACTATAAACTTGTTGCTGGGGGCCCTCTTGTTTCTGGTCTTGCCCCCTTTGGACAACACACCGGTGGGGCCGCAAGGCGGCCGACCGCCGTGTGACCTTCCTTCGCCTCCTCCCATGGGATGAGCCACGGGGTTCATGGCGACCCCTCTTACAGTGGGCCTTATACCCATGTGCCGTCTCCTGCCGGCCTTGCCAAAAGTTACGTTGCTGTGATCAGTGTTGCCAATCTGTCCTATTGTCGCCCTGCAGTTCTCGTGAATCTTGCGTATCTCGCCGGACGGCAGGGCTATCTGTGCATACCCGGCGTCACGGGACAGGAGCTTGATCATGCTGCCCGCAGACCTCGAAAGTTGCCCGCCGCGACCTATCTCAAGTTCGACATTGTGTATTTCCATCCCAAGGGGAATGTTCTTGAGCGGCATGGAATTCCCCGCCTTTGGTTCGACCTTGTCCCCGGAGACGACAGTCTCTCCTACCTTCAACCCCTCGGGCGCTATTATATACCTCTTCTCTCCGTCCCTGTAGTGCAGAAGCGCTATCCGCGCGGACCTGTTGGGGTCATATTCAATTGAGGCTACCTTTGCGGGGATATCGTGCTTGTCTCTCTTAAAGTCTATCTTCCGGTATTGCCTCTTTTCTCCGCCACCTATATGCCGGGCCGTCATCTTGCCCCGATGGTTCCTCCCGCCCGTCCTGGGAAGGGGTGTCAGCAGGCTTTTCTCAGGCTTTGTAGTAGTTATCTCTGAAAAATCTAAGACGCTGCCGAAGCGTCTGCCCGGAGATGTAGGTTTGTATTTTCTCATATACCGCGCCTCTAATAGCCCAAGTCTATCGTGCCACCCTCTTCAAGGGTTACTACAGCCTTCTTCCAGACGTGAACCTTCGTCAGACCGAACTTAGTCTTTTTGGACTTGCCCCGCTTGTTCATTGTCCTTACGTCTTTAACCTTTACGTGGAAGAGTTTCTCCACCGCCTGCTTTACCTGTATCCTGTTCGACTTCCTGTCCACCTCGAAGTGGAAGGTATTGTTCATGTCTCTGTCGGCGACACTTTTTTCGGTCTGTAAAGGTCTCTTTATAATCCTGTATATATCCAACGTCTCTTATCCTATATTACCAAGCTCGGAACGAGTGATGAGCAGTCTACCGTGTTTTATTATCTCGTAGGCGTTTAACTGGGTGGCTTTCATGACCTTCAGGCCTGGGACGTTTCTGGCAGATTTCCAGATTGTATGGTCATTGTCCTCCGCTACCACCAGGCAGCTGCCCTCTATACCAAGTGCCTTCAGTAAACTGACCATCTTTTTTGTACTGGGTTTACTGAATTCCAGCTTGTCTATGACCTTTACCTCTGCGTCCAACAGCTTCCCTAACATGGCGGAACGCAGCGCCTGTCTCCTGGCCTTTTTGGGCATATGGTACGAGTAATCCCTGGGTTTGGGACCAAAGACCACACCGCCACCGCGGAACAGGGGTGAACGCAGTGAGCCTGCGCGGGCCCTGCCGGTGTGCTTCTGGGCCCAGGGTTTCTTACCGGTGCCCTTTACCTCGGCCCTGGTCTTGGTACAGGCGGTACCAACCCTCCTGTTCGCCTCATACATGATTACGGCATCTTTGAGGAGGACTTTACGCACCTCGCCGCCAAATCTGGCCTCTTCCAGTTCCAGCTTCTCTACCTCTTTACCTCTGGTGTCGTAGACTGCCAGCTCTATCACGATTTCTGCCCCTGCTTGACGCTGTTCCTTATGATTACATATCCGCCATCGGCACCAGGCACGGCACCTTTCAATAAAAGCAAATTCCGCTCCTTGTCCACCCTTACCACCTCTAGATTTTGCACGGTTACCCTGGCCTGGCCCATGTGCCCCGCCATCTTCCTTCCCTTCCATACCCTTGAGGGATACGCGCTACAACCGATGGACCCTAACATCCTGGGTTTGACGTGGCCGTGGGTCATAGGCACCCCGCTGAATCCCCACCTTTTCATAGGCCCCTGAAAACCCTTACCCTTACTGAGGCCGATAACGTCCACCTTTTCTGCGCCTTCAAACATGTCGACCTTCAAGGTTTGACCGATCTCTACGGCCGGTTCTCCATCGTAGGCCACCTCACGAATGAACCTCTTCGGCCCTGTGCCTGCCTTCTTTGTGTGGCCAATATGGGGCTTTGTGACACTCTTTTCCTTCCGGTTGTCGAACCCCAGCTGAAGCGCCGAATAGCCGTCTCTGTCAGGGGTCTTTACCTGAAGGACGTTGCATGGTCCCACCTCAATGACGGTGACGGGTACTCTGACACCGTCGTCACGGAATACCTGAGTCTTCCCTAATTTTTTTCCAAGCAGGGCACCAATCATTGCGGAACCTTTCCTTAAAAGTAGTTTCTCGCAGGTCTCACTTAGTACTTTAAACCTTTATCCTTATCTCAATCCCGGCAGGCATGTTGAGCCTGTTGAGTGAGTCCACCGTCTTGGCCGTTGGCTCTACTATGTCTATAAGACGTTTGTGCGTCCTGATTTCGAACTGTTCCCTGGATTTCTTGTCCACATGGGGAGACCTGAGTACGGTGTACCTCTCAATGCGGGTAGGAAGTGGTACAGGGCCGGAAACCTTTGCTCCTGTTGCCTTTGCCGTCTCCACTATCTCGGCCGCGGCCTGGTCCAGCACCTTCTGGTCGTAGGCCTCCATACGTATCCGAATCTTTTGATCTATTACCATGTCCAACCTAAGGGAAAAGAGTCAATCTTACTTCGTTTTCATCTTATGTCAAGGTTTAAACAACACTTGCGTAGACTTCTTTGGGCGCGGCCTTGTAGTCAAATGGTTCCATAATATAGCTTCCACGACCGCTGGTTAACGACCTGAGGGTTGTGGTATATCCAAACATCTCGGCCAGTGGCACCAGTCCTTTAATTATCCTCACGCCGCTGCCGACACCCAACTCCTGTATCTCTGACCTGCGCCCATTCAGGTCCCCAAGGACGTCACCCAGATAGGATTCAGGTACTGCCACCTCTACTTTCATTATGGGTTCAAGCCGCACCAGGCCGACCTGCTGGATACATTGCACAATGGCCCGTGAAGCTGCGGTATAAAAGGAGAGCTCAGAGGAATCTACTGCATGGTGAGAACCGTCTGTCAGGGTGGCTTTTATATTTATAAGGGGATAACTGCCGGCAACGCCGCCCCGCGCAGAGTCTACGATGGCCGCCTTAACATGCTTTATGTACTGCTTGGGGATGGAACCCCCGACAATCTTATTCTCAAAGATTACCGGATGGGCGTCCTTGCACGGCTCAAAGGTTATTACCACATGACCGTACTGCCCGTGACCGCCTGTCTGCTGTACGAATTTCTCGTCTATCTCTACAGACTTGGCTATCGTCTCTTTATAAGCGACTCTCGGAGTGCCTATGTTTGCATCCACCTTGAACTCGCTGAGCATACGGTTCTTCAGTACCTCCAGATGCAGTTCTCCCATGCCGGACATTATAAGCTGCCCTGTTTCATCGTTCATGCATGCAGTAAACGTGGGATCTTCCTTCTTCAACCTCGCCAGGGCGTAGACGAGTTTTTCTTTCTCCGCCTGGGTCTTCGGTTCGACGGCCATGGATATAACCGTTTCCGGGAAGTGCATCGGCTCCAGCAGTATCTGGTGTTGACGTTCGCAGAGGGTGTCGCCGGTAACCGTATCCTTCAGACCCACTACGGCCACTATGTCGCCTGCCGTGGCCTTTTCTACCCGCTCACGCTCGTTGGCGTGCATCTTATAAATACGGCTTACCAGTTCCGTTCTGTCTGCCCGGGGGTTATATACCCTTTGCCCTGAACGCAGATTGCCAGAATAGAGACGCAGGTAGGTCATGTCTCCGTGCTTGTCTGCGAATATCTTAAAGGCGAGAGCCGCAAGGGGTTGGTCGGGCGAGGGTTCTCTGGTCATTGTGTCTTTTTTTTGGGGATGGGTTCCGGACACCGGCGGGATCTCGAGGGGAGAGGGGAGGTAATCACATACGGCATCAAGGAGCATCTGCACTCCTTTATTCCTGAACGCCGTGCCGCAGAGCACGGGGCAGAACTTTGAGCTCACGGTGCCCTGCCGGATGGCCTTCTTTATGTCTGCCTCCGTTATAGGTTCTTCCCTCAGATATTTTTCCATAAACCAGTCTACTTCCTCCGCGATATCCTCTATCATTTTTTCTCTCAGCATGGACGCTTCGGGGAGGTATTCCTCGGGCACGTCGACCACCTCATAGTTTTTGACAAGCTCTTTCTTTGACTCTGTGTCCTCATACAGCCAGGCCTTCATCTTCACCAGGTCTATGCAGCCTATGAATTTTTGTTCCTTGCCGATGGGCATCTGTATGGGTATCGCCCTGGCGCCCAGCTTTTCTTTTATGTCTGCAACGGCACGAGCGAAATCGGCACCAACCCTGTCGAGTTTGTTTATGAAACAGAGCCTGGGCACATTATATTTGTCGGCCTGCCGCCATACGGTTTCAGACTGTGCCTGCACGCCGGCCACGCCGCAGAATACGCATATGGCCCCGTCCAGCACCCTGAGCGACCTCTCCACCTCTGCCGTAAAGTCAACGTGTCCCGGGGTGTCTATAATGTTTATCTGGCTCTCGCCCCAGGAACACGTGGTGGCCGCCGCGGTAATGGTTATACCCCGTCTCTGCTCCTCCTCCATCCAGTCCATTGTGGCCGTACCCTGATCCACCTCTCCTATCTTGTAGGCCCTGCCTGTGTAGAAGAGTATCCTCTCGGTAAGGGTCGTCTTACCCGCGTCTATGTGCGCGGCTATTCCAATGTTGCGCAGTTTGTTAATGTCTAACTTCTTTTCCATAAGTGCTTTCTACCACGTGAAATGGGCAAACGCCTTGTTTGCATCGGCCATCTTGTGTGTATTTTCCTTCTTCGTATATGCGGCACCCTGTTTTCTATATCCGTCCAACAGTTCATCGGCCAGCCTTCTGTGCATGGGGCGGCCCTTTTTGGCCTTCGCGGCCTGAAGGATCCACCTGATACTCAAAGAAGTCTGCCTCTTTCTGGGGACCTCTATGGGCACCTGATATGTCGCCCCGCCTATGCGTCTGGAACGCACCTCTACCATGGGCTTCACATTGTTTATGGCCGCCTCAAGGACTTCTATCGGTTGTTTGTCCTGAACCTTTTTTGCTATGTAGTCCATGGCGTCATAAAACACCCCTTCGGCCGTACTCTTCTTGCCCTTTCGCATCAGGCAGTTTATGAACTTGGCCGCCAGCTTGCTGTTATATCTTACGTCCGGTTTTAGAAATACCTCTGTGCTTTTATACTCAAGCCCCATAGATTGCCTCCCTACTTAGGACTCTTTGCGCCGTATTTTGAACGTCCACGTTTTCTCCCCGTCACGCCGCCAGTGTCCTGAGTACCCCTGACTACGTGATACTTTACCCCCGGCAGGTCTCTAACCCTGCCGCCTCTAATCAGGACGATGGAGTGTTCCTGTAGATTGTGGCCTTCTCCAGGGATATAGGCGGTGACCTCTTTCCCATTAGAGAGCCTCACCCTGGTTACCTTCCTGAGGGCGGAGTTAGGCTTCTTGGGTGTGCGTGTCATGACCTGCAGGCAGACGCCCTTTTTATGCGGACAACCCTCAAGGTCAGGACTCTTGCTTTTTTTGCCTACCTTTTTTCTTCCCTTCCGTACAAGCTGGTTTATCGTAGGTGTCATATCGGCTTATCCTCTTTAACTACCTATTATGTCTTCCAATCCCTTTGTCTCCTCAGATTCTACCGGCCTAACCTCAATAGCGGTAAGTCCCTTAAACCCTGTACCTGCAGGAACCAGATGTCCAAGGACGACATTCTCTTTCAAGCCCACCAACGGGTCTCTCTGTCCTTTAAGGGCGGCAAGCGTCAAGACCTTGGTGGTTTCCTGGAAGCTGGCTGCTGATATAAAGCTGTCGGACTGTAACGAGGCCTTGGTTATGCCCATAAGCATTGGTTTGGCCGTAACGGGTTTGCCTTTGGCCTCTTTAACGCGCTTGTTTTCTTCTCTAAACCTGTGTTTTTCTATTACCATCCCGGGGAGCAGGTCGGTGTCGCCGGGGTCGTCTACGGTTATCTTGCGGAGCATCTGGGCTATAATTATCTCTATATGCTTGTCATCTATCGGTACGTTCTGTGACCGATAGA
This region includes:
- the rpsL gene encoding 30S ribosomal protein S12, producing the protein MTPTINQLVRKGRKKVGKKSKSPDLEGCPHKKGVCLQVMTRTPKKPNSALRKVTRVRLSNGKEVTAYIPGEGHNLQEHSIVLIRGGRVRDLPGVKYHVVRGTQDTGGVTGRKRGRSKYGAKSPK
- the rpsG gene encoding 30S ribosomal protein S7, with protein sequence MGLEYKSTEVFLKPDVRYNSKLAAKFINCLMRKGKKSTAEGVFYDAMDYIAKKVQDKQPIEVLEAAINNVKPMVEVRSRRIGGATYQVPIEVPRKRQTSLSIRWILQAAKAKKGRPMHRRLADELLDGYRKQGAAYTKKENTHKMADANKAFAHFTW
- the rplC gene encoding 50S ribosomal protein L3: MIGALLGKKLGKTQVFRDDGVRVPVTVIEVGPCNVLQVKTPDRDGYSALQLGFDNRKEKSVTKPHIGHTKKAGTGPKRFIREVAYDGEPAVEIGQTLKVDMFEGAEKVDVIGLSKGKGFQGPMKRWGFSGVPMTHGHVKPRMLGSIGCSAYPSRVWKGRKMAGHMGQARVTVQNLEVVRVDKERNLLLLKGAVPGADGGYVIIRNSVKQGQKS
- the fusA gene encoding elongation factor G, whose product is MEKKLDINKLRNIGIAAHIDAGKTTLTERILFYTGRAYKIGEVDQGTATMDWMEEEQRRGITITAAATTCSWGESQINIIDTPGHVDFTAEVERSLRVLDGAICVFCGVAGVQAQSETVWRQADKYNVPRLCFINKLDRVGADFARAVADIKEKLGARAIPIQMPIGKEQKFIGCIDLVKMKAWLYEDTESKKELVKNYEVVDVPEEYLPEASMLREKMIEDIAEEVDWFMEKYLREEPITEADIKKAIRQGTVSSKFCPVLCGTAFRNKGVQMLLDAVCDYLPSPLEIPPVSGTHPQKKDTMTREPSPDQPLAALAFKIFADKHGDMTYLRLYSGNLRSGQRVYNPRADRTELVSRIYKMHANERERVEKATAGDIVAVVGLKDTVTGDTLCERQHQILLEPMHFPETVISMAVEPKTQAEKEKLVYALARLKKEDPTFTACMNDETGQLIMSGMGELHLEVLKNRMLSEFKVDANIGTPRVAYKETIAKSVEIDEKFVQQTGGHGQYGHVVITFEPCKDAHPVIFENKIVGGSIPKQYIKHVKAAIVDSARGGVAGSYPLINIKATLTDGSHHAVDSSELSFYTAASRAIVQCIQQVGLVRLEPIMKVEVAVPESYLGDVLGDLNGRRSEIQELGVGSGVRIIKGLVPLAEMFGYTTTLRSLTSGRGSYIMEPFDYKAAPKEVYASVV
- the rpsJ gene encoding 30S ribosomal protein S10; this translates as MVIDQKIRIRMEAYDQKVLDQAAAEIVETAKATGAKVSGPVPLPTRIERYTVLRSPHVDKKSREQFEIRTHKRLIDIVEPTAKTVDSLNRLNMPAGIEIRIKV